In Candidatus Thermoplasmatota archaeon, the following proteins share a genomic window:
- a CDS encoding transposase gives MVATGEVIGKCYDRNRNVEFCDFLTYADDKFGTFEKAHIIADNYGTYMHMNTCLHVAKLCDIEVSEEELETKEQRIEFLEREDKRMVFHFLPTHASWLNQIEIWFNILEKKAIRNGDFSGTDDLVSKIMKYMELEWNPKAHPFQWTYKGKVCCA, from the coding sequence GTGGTTGCCACGGGAGAAGTCATTGGAAAATGTTATGATAGGAATAGGAATGTTGAATTCTGTGATTTCCTTACATACGCAGATGATAAATTTGGAACGTTTGAAAAAGCACATATCATTGCAGATAACTACGGGACGTATATGCATATGAACACATGTCTTCATGTTGCTAAATTGTGTGACATTGAAGTTTCCGAAGAAGAACTCGAAACAAAAGAGCAGAGAATCGAATTCCTGGAAAGAGAAGACAAAAGGATGGTATTCCATTTTCTGCCGACGCATGCTTCATGGCTGAACCAGATAGAAATCTGGTTCAATATTTTGGAGAAGAAAGCTATAAGAAATGGTGATTTTTCTGGTACTGATGATCTGGTCAGCAAGATCATGAAATACATGGAACTTGAATGGAATCCAAAAGCACATCCATTTCAGTGGACATACAAGGGAAAAGTATGTTGCGCATAA